In Rosa chinensis cultivar Old Blush chromosome 1, RchiOBHm-V2, whole genome shotgun sequence, a genomic segment contains:
- the LOC112173128 gene encoding general vesicular transport factor p115 isoform X2, producing the protein MSAAEETGTMDEEVLRLKEQLSQCELQRELLQTEKESWMAKERLVTQEKEAAEEKLRAFIEATSSARSEFEKKRKTLKEALETKKKSVHQLRKAIKEFLARPDVSYMGKQTPVMAKFDGLIAEIRKKKMCLQAETDKVDKLHSEILEKRDNLFAFLKTCVKNSEITDYVKPVLRLHYDAYVDTLKTEDDDCEMLRKYVHFILQPFVRLDFKSPISAAMSKFFNFFLTKESNKDAE; encoded by the exons ATGTCGGCGGCGGAGGAGACAGGCACCATGGACGAAGAGGTTTTGAGGCTCAAAGAGCAG CTTTCTCAATGCGAGCTCCAAAGGGAGCTGCTCCAGACAGAGAAAGAGAGCTGGATGGCCAAGGAGAGACTTGTCACGCAGGAAAAAGAAGCAGCAGAAGAAAAGCTCAGAGCTTTTATAGAAGCGACTTCGAGTGCAAGATctgaatttgaaaaaaaaagaaagacacTCAAGGAGGCCTTGGAGACCAAGAAGAAGAGCGTGCATCAG CTGCGTAAGGCTATCAAAGAGTTTCTTGCTCGTCCTGATGTGAGTTATATGGGAAAACAAACACCCGTCATGGCGAAGTTTGATGGATTGATTGCTGAAAtacgaaagaaaaaaatgtgctTACAAGCAGAGACAGATAAGGTGGACAAGCTACATTCAGAGATATTGGAGAAACGGGACAATTTATTTGCTTTTCTTAAGACTTGTGTGAAAAATTCAGAAATCACTGACTATGTAAAACCTGTGCTCCGACTCCACTATGATGCATATGTTGACACACTCAAGACTGAGGATGATGATTGTGAAATGTTAAGAAAGTATGTGCATTTTATTCTGCAACCGTTTGTCAGGCTTGACTTTAAATCTCCAATTTCCGCTGCAATGTCTAAATTCTTCAACTTCTTTCTAACAAAGGAGTCCAACAAAGATGCTGAG tGA
- the LOC112173128 gene encoding general vesicular transport factor p115 isoform X1: MSAAEETGTMDEEVLRLKEQLSQCELQRELLQTEKESWMAKERLVTQEKEAAEEKLRAFIEATSSARSEFEKKRKTLKEALETKKKSVHQLRKAIKEFLARPDVSYMGKQTPVMAKFDGLIAEIRKKKMCLQAETDKVDKLHSEILEKRDNLFAFLKTCVKNSEITDYVKPVLRLHYDAYVDTLKTEDDDCEMLRKYVHFILQPFVRLDFKSPISAAMSKFFNFFLTKESNKDAEHKHPVRDDDESEHPDEASIGRKLLDFIIT, from the exons ATGTCGGCGGCGGAGGAGACAGGCACCATGGACGAAGAGGTTTTGAGGCTCAAAGAGCAG CTTTCTCAATGCGAGCTCCAAAGGGAGCTGCTCCAGACAGAGAAAGAGAGCTGGATGGCCAAGGAGAGACTTGTCACGCAGGAAAAAGAAGCAGCAGAAGAAAAGCTCAGAGCTTTTATAGAAGCGACTTCGAGTGCAAGATctgaatttgaaaaaaaaagaaagacacTCAAGGAGGCCTTGGAGACCAAGAAGAAGAGCGTGCATCAG CTGCGTAAGGCTATCAAAGAGTTTCTTGCTCGTCCTGATGTGAGTTATATGGGAAAACAAACACCCGTCATGGCGAAGTTTGATGGATTGATTGCTGAAAtacgaaagaaaaaaatgtgctTACAAGCAGAGACAGATAAGGTGGACAAGCTACATTCAGAGATATTGGAGAAACGGGACAATTTATTTGCTTTTCTTAAGACTTGTGTGAAAAATTCAGAAATCACTGACTATGTAAAACCTGTGCTCCGACTCCACTATGATGCATATGTTGACACACTCAAGACTGAGGATGATGATTGTGAAATGTTAAGAAAGTATGTGCATTTTATTCTGCAACCGTTTGTCAGGCTTGACTTTAAATCTCCAATTTCCGCTGCAATGTCTAAATTCTTCAACTTCTTTCTAACAAAGGAGTCCAACAAAGATGCTGAG CATAAACATCCTGTAAGAGATGATGACGAGTCTGAACATCCTGACGAAGCCTCAATAGGAAGGAAGCTTTTGGACTTTATCATAACATAA